The following are encoded in a window of Trichocoleus sp. genomic DNA:
- the ctaD gene encoding cytochrome c oxidase subunit I, whose protein sequence is MANISIEASEVVRGQPYPGAPDNWKRFFTFSTDHKVIGIQYIVTAFTFFLIGGLFAMIMRGELITPEADLVDRTVYNALFTMHGSVMLFFWTFPVLVGLGNYLVPLMIGARDMAFPRLNAVSFWMIPIAGILMMSSFLIPGGPSQSGWWAYPPVSLQNPTGNLINGQVLWILSVAISGVSSIMGAVNFVTTIFRMRAPGMTWFRTPAFVWSVLAAQLIQLYGLPALTGGAIMLLLDLTIGTSFFNPEGGGNPVLYQHFFWFYSHPAVYVMVLPVFGTFSEVLPVHARKPLFGYRVIAASSLLITIISSAVWVHHMFASATPGWMRMFFMVTTMLVAVPSGIKVFGWVATVWGGKIRFTTPMLFALGGISNWLFAGITGIFLGSVPIDLHVHNTYFVVGHFHYVLYGAIVMGIYAAIYHWFPKMTGRMYYEGLGKLHFVLTYLGTALIFLPMHPLGLMGMPRRVASYDPEFAYWNVVASIGGFLLGLSTLPFILNMVSAWIRGEKVGNNPWRAYGLEWLTSSPPAVENFEETPVVISSPYGYGRNQPLVSNVPNPNLTEFPESFTQQKTS, encoded by the coding sequence ATGGCGAACATTTCGATCGAGGCATCAGAAGTCGTGCGTGGACAGCCGTATCCCGGCGCACCTGACAACTGGAAGCGGTTTTTCACCTTCAGCACCGATCACAAAGTCATCGGCATTCAATACATCGTCACAGCGTTTACTTTTTTCCTGATTGGCGGACTGTTTGCCATGATTATGCGGGGTGAGCTGATTACCCCCGAAGCGGATCTCGTCGATCGCACTGTTTATAATGCGCTATTCACGATGCATGGCTCGGTCATGCTGTTTTTCTGGACGTTTCCCGTGCTTGTGGGACTGGGCAACTATCTGGTGCCGCTGATGATTGGGGCGCGAGACATGGCGTTCCCCCGGCTCAATGCCGTCTCGTTTTGGATGATCCCCATTGCGGGGATATTGATGATGTCGAGTTTCCTGATTCCAGGAGGCCCTTCGCAGTCGGGTTGGTGGGCATATCCACCTGTGAGTTTACAGAACCCTACCGGGAATTTGATTAACGGACAGGTTCTCTGGATTCTGTCAGTGGCAATTTCGGGTGTGTCCTCAATTATGGGGGCAGTGAATTTTGTCACCACCATTTTTAGAATGCGGGCACCAGGAATGACCTGGTTTAGAACCCCGGCGTTTGTCTGGTCAGTGCTAGCAGCGCAATTAATTCAGCTTTATGGGCTGCCTGCGCTCACGGGTGGCGCGATCATGTTGCTGCTTGATTTAACGATCGGCACCAGTTTTTTTAACCCCGAAGGTGGCGGAAATCCAGTTTTATACCAGCATTTTTTCTGGTTTTATTCCCATCCTGCCGTGTATGTGATGGTGCTGCCTGTATTTGGCACGTTTTCAGAAGTGTTGCCTGTTCATGCCCGTAAGCCTTTGTTTGGCTATCGCGTCATTGCTGCATCGTCACTTTTGATCACGATTATCAGTAGTGCAGTCTGGGTGCATCATATGTTTGCCAGTGCCACTCCTGGCTGGATGCGGATGTTTTTCATGGTGACGACGATGCTGGTTGCTGTCCCTTCTGGGATTAAGGTGTTTGGCTGGGTGGCAACCGTATGGGGCGGCAAAATCCGGTTTACAACGCCCATGCTGTTTGCGCTTGGTGGCATTAGCAACTGGTTGTTTGCAGGCATCACAGGGATTTTCTTGGGATCAGTGCCGATCGATCTTCACGTTCACAATACCTATTTTGTGGTCGGTCATTTTCACTATGTGCTGTACGGTGCGATCGTCATGGGCATTTATGCGGCGATCTACCACTGGTTCCCCAAAATGACAGGGCGGATGTATTACGAGGGCTTAGGCAAACTACACTTCGTCCTCACCTATCTCGGAACCGCATTAATCTTTTTGCCAATGCATCCTCTGGGGCTGATGGGAATGCCGCGTCGGGTTGCTTCTTATGATCCAGAGTTCGCTTACTGGAATGTGGTTGCCAGCATCGGTGGCTTCTTGCTGGGTCTGTCTACGCTGCCATTTATTCTCAATATGGTGAGTGCCTGGATTCGCGGCGAGAAGGTGGGCAACAATCCCTGGCGGGCATATGGCTTAGAATGGCTGACCTCTTCTCCGCCCGCAGTCGAAAACTTTGAAGAAACGCCAGTCGTAATCTCAAGTCCCTACGGCTACGGCAGAAATCAACCGCTCGTGTCGAACGTTCCTAATCCCAATTTGACGGAATTTCCTGAATCTTTTACGCAGCAGAAAACATCATGA
- a CDS encoding response regulator translates to MRSEATSPSTTVQKSSIAKIIQLLKTLKRLELSGKLTWTDTKQQQWNLFLNRGQVMYGAGGDHPIRRWRRNVLSWCPGLEKEASPTGDDLVDADNLTLSNCWEYQLLNAWLIQQKMTLENAAQITRDIIVEVLFDVIQAGELTYQFQRSQPLGSELVSIQVHEEEAFALMRGLWQSWCKAALEDISPNLAPVLKQPEQIRTTTSPQTYQTLTALIDGQQTLRDIAVKTHRDVVQITQALQYYIQLDWVELIQIPDYPKPTIPSPPQQSSPNHANSPLIACIDDSRMVCQSMEQVIQEAGYRFVSVMDAPRAIATLLTKKPDVIFLDLVMPGTNGYEICSQLRKVSLFKETPIIILTGNDGIVDQVRARLLGATDFLSKPMEPEVILDVIRKHLGKAALN, encoded by the coding sequence ATGCGTTCTGAAGCAACTTCCCCTTCTACCACAGTGCAAAAAAGCTCGATCGCCAAGATAATCCAGCTACTCAAAACGCTCAAGCGGCTCGAGTTAAGCGGTAAGCTCACATGGACTGATACAAAACAGCAGCAATGGAACCTCTTTCTGAACCGGGGTCAGGTCATGTATGGGGCTGGGGGCGACCATCCGATTAGACGATGGCGACGCAACGTGCTGTCCTGGTGTCCTGGTTTAGAAAAGGAAGCAAGCCCAACTGGAGATGATTTAGTCGATGCAGACAATTTGACACTCTCAAACTGTTGGGAATATCAGTTGCTCAATGCATGGTTGATTCAACAAAAGATGACGCTAGAAAATGCTGCACAAATCACCCGTGACATCATCGTTGAAGTTCTATTTGATGTGATTCAGGCAGGTGAATTGACCTATCAGTTCCAGCGAAGTCAGCCGCTTGGGTCAGAGCTTGTGTCGATTCAAGTTCATGAAGAAGAAGCCTTTGCGTTGATGAGAGGGCTTTGGCAATCTTGGTGCAAAGCTGCATTAGAAGACATTTCTCCAAATCTGGCTCCAGTGCTGAAGCAGCCCGAACAAATCCGCACGACAACTTCTCCCCAAACTTATCAAACCCTCACTGCTTTGATTGATGGGCAGCAAACGCTCCGAGATATAGCCGTGAAAACACATCGAGACGTTGTGCAAATTACGCAAGCGCTCCAGTATTACATTCAGTTGGACTGGGTCGAACTGATCCAAATTCCAGACTATCCCAAACCAACAATTCCTTCTCCTCCCCAGCAATCGTCTCCAAATCATGCCAACTCTCCCCTGATCGCCTGTATTGACGACAGTAGAATGGTGTGTCAGTCAATGGAGCAGGTCATTCAGGAAGCTGGATACCGCTTTGTTTCAGTAATGGATGCGCCCAGAGCGATCGCTACTTTGCTAACGAAAAAACCAGATGTCATTTTCCTCGATCTTGTTATGCCAGGAACGAATGGATATGAGATTTGCAGCCAGCTTCGCAAAGTTTCCCTGTTCAAAGAGACGCCAATCATCATCCTGACCGGAAATGACGGCATTGTTGATCAAGTTCGAGCCAGGTTATTAGGTGCAACTGATTTTTTGAGTAAACCAATGGAGCCTGAAGTAATTCTCGATGTGATCCGGAAACACTTAGGTAAAGCTGCTTTAAATTGA
- a CDS encoding heme-copper oxidase subunit III: MTAERAIVQDLEAKVRQHQEHDEAGNSKFGFIVFLLSESVIFLSFFAGYIVYKTTSANWYPPGVTGLETAAPRINTIVLVSSSFVIYVAERYLHDKKLWGFRLFLLATMLMGGYFLYGQAIEWSELPFSYQSGLFGGTFYLLTGFHGLHVLSGILLQVLMLIRSFVPGNYDNGFFGVEATSLFWHFVDVIWIVLYVLIYVWQ, encoded by the coding sequence ATGACGGCAGAAAGAGCGATCGTCCAAGACCTTGAAGCTAAAGTTCGGCAGCATCAGGAACATGATGAAGCAGGAAACAGTAAGTTCGGCTTTATTGTTTTTCTGTTGTCTGAAAGTGTCATTTTCCTCAGCTTCTTTGCAGGCTATATTGTCTACAAAACGACGTCAGCCAATTGGTATCCGCCAGGCGTGACCGGCTTAGAGACCGCAGCTCCTCGCATCAACACGATCGTTCTGGTTTCCAGCAGCTTTGTCATTTATGTCGCTGAGCGATATTTGCACGACAAGAAGCTTTGGGGATTCCGGCTGTTTCTGTTGGCGACGATGCTGATGGGCGGCTATTTCTTATATGGGCAGGCGATCGAGTGGAGCGAGCTACCGTTTAGCTATCAATCTGGTTTGTTCGGCGGTACGTTTTACCTACTAACCGGATTTCACGGCTTACACGTTCTCTCGGGCATTCTGCTCCAGGTGCTAATGTTGATCCGCTCCTTTGTTCCTGGCAACTATGACAATGGTTTCTTTGGTGTTGAAGCCACATCTTTGTTCTGGCACTTTGTCGATGTTATTTGGATTGTTTTATACGTTCTGATTTATGTCTGGCAATAG
- a CDS encoding GMC family oxidoreductase: MIIDDQYYDVIIIGTGAGGGTLARKLALTGKKILVLDRGELIYRESSELVDTEVFKKEQFHAAESWYDNSGEPFYPQTYYSVGGNTKIWSGVLQRMRERDFEEVQHQGGLSPAWPLKYQDFEPYYTEAEKLYQVHGKSGDDPTEPPHSEAYPFAEVAHGAIVQGISDTLSKEGFHPVHLPLGLGDRGRTDAEDTGVTPALEYENVTLKTSAQVVYLHTNPSGSAIKAVEAKVGDQSYLFLGDIVVLACGAVNSAALLLRSANEKHAHGIANRSGQVGRNLMKQLLSVVVQLTATANSGSFSRTLGLNDFYWGDKDFPYPLGHVQNSGGIFQDVIFAEAPPILSALSRLMPNFGLRQLATHSIGWWLKTEDLPDPNNRVRYAGDKLRVDYEPNNVEAHDRLVYRWIDVLKSVEASQPSMFNRNAHPRSDMPVQVVAHQCGTCRFGEDPMTSVLDLNCRTHEVDNLYVVDSSFFPSHASVSPGLTVIANALRVGDHLIQRLNG, encoded by the coding sequence ATGATTATTGATGACCAATATTACGATGTCATTATTATCGGTACAGGGGCAGGAGGTGGAACGTTAGCGCGGAAACTTGCACTCACCGGAAAGAAAATTTTGGTGCTCGATCGCGGTGAACTGATCTACCGGGAAAGCTCGGAGTTAGTCGATACCGAAGTCTTTAAGAAAGAGCAGTTTCATGCGGCTGAATCCTGGTATGACAACTCCGGAGAGCCATTCTATCCCCAGACTTATTATTCAGTAGGCGGCAACACCAAAATTTGGAGCGGTGTTTTACAGCGGATGCGCGAACGAGATTTTGAGGAAGTTCAGCATCAGGGTGGGCTTTCTCCAGCATGGCCGCTGAAATATCAGGATTTTGAGCCTTACTATACTGAAGCCGAAAAACTTTATCAGGTGCATGGCAAGTCAGGAGATGACCCAACAGAGCCGCCCCATAGCGAAGCTTATCCTTTTGCAGAAGTTGCCCACGGAGCGATCGTTCAAGGCATCAGCGACACTCTTTCCAAGGAAGGCTTCCATCCTGTTCATTTACCGTTAGGGTTAGGCGATCGAGGTAGAACAGATGCCGAAGATACCGGAGTGACACCTGCTCTGGAATATGAAAACGTGACGCTAAAGACCTCGGCTCAGGTCGTTTATCTCCACACCAATCCCTCTGGTTCGGCAATCAAAGCCGTTGAGGCAAAAGTGGGAGATCAGTCCTATTTGTTTTTAGGTGATATTGTGGTGCTTGCTTGTGGTGCAGTGAATTCGGCAGCGCTGCTGTTGCGTTCTGCAAACGAGAAACATGCGCATGGCATCGCAAATCGATCGGGTCAGGTAGGGCGGAATTTGATGAAACAACTGCTGTCTGTTGTGGTGCAGTTGACCGCAACCGCGAACTCCGGCTCGTTTTCTCGCACGCTCGGACTCAATGATTTCTATTGGGGAGACAAAGACTTTCCTTACCCGCTGGGTCACGTCCAAAATTCGGGCGGTATTTTTCAGGATGTCATTTTCGCCGAAGCACCACCCATCCTCTCCGCATTGTCAAGACTCATGCCCAATTTTGGTTTGCGGCAGTTGGCGACGCATTCGATCGGTTGGTGGCTCAAGACTGAGGATTTGCCAGATCCAAATAATCGTGTCCGCTATGCAGGAGACAAATTGCGAGTGGACTACGAACCGAATAATGTCGAGGCGCACGATCGCCTGGTTTATCGTTGGATTGATGTGTTAAAAAGCGTTGAGGCAAGCCAACCTTCGATGTTTAACCGGAATGCCCATCCTCGGAGTGATATGCCGGTGCAGGTTGTCGCCCATCAGTGCGGTACTTGCCGATTTGGGGAAGATCCAATGACTTCGGTGCTCGATCTGAACTGCCGTACCCATGAGGTTGATAATTTGTATGTGGTGGACAGCAGTTTCTTCCCATCTCATGCCAGCGTCAGCCCAGGGTTGACCGTAATCGCGAATGCACTGCGCGTTGGTGATCATTTAATTCAGCGGCTCAATGGCTGA